The Pseudoalteromonas sp. N1230-9 genome segment TCAATGTGCACCCACCCTTTACCATCGTTAGGAACAAAGCGCGATAAGAAACCAGCAGCATTTGACGCACCGCCGTAACCGCCGCCTTTTTGTGGGCGACTATTTGCTGTATCAGCATAAGGCGATGGGCAGTTTTGTTGGTGCCACTTTTCAAGAGGAAGTGGCCATGCAGCTTCCATTTCTTGCTCTGCAAAATCTTGTACTTCACGCACAAAGTCTTTATCAAGGCCAAATAACGCATTGTACTCTTGACCAACAGCCACAAGTGCAGCCCCTGTTAACGTTGCCGCATCAATGATTAATGGTGCGCCAGTTTCACCCGCAGCCATTAAGCCATCAGCGAGTACTAAACGCCCCTCAGCATCTGTATTAACAATTTCAACTGTTGTGCCATTTTTATAAGTAAGAATATCACCTAATTTATAAGCATGACCTGAAATTAAGTTTTCAGCACAACATAAAAACAGCTTAATGCGTTTATTCACACCACGACTAATAGCAAGCGCTAAACCAGCAGTAACCGTCGCCGCACCGCCCATATCGCACTTCATACCAAGCATGCCTTCGCTTGCTTTAATTGAATAACCACCCGAATCGAATGTGATCCCTTTACCCACAAGAGCAGCATCAACAGGGGCATTGTCGTCGCCCGTTGGGTTGTAATCTAGCTCTAATAATACAGGTGGACGCTCACTACCACGACCTACAGCGTGAATACCTATCCATTGATGTTCTAAAAGTGCATCACCTTTAATGATTTGATAACTAACGTGCTCAGGCGCTAATGACTGAATAAACTCAGCCGCTTTACCTGCCAAGCTTTCAGGAAAAATATCATCGGCAGTACCGTTGATCATTTGGCGAGCCCATGTCGCTGATTTAGTTAATGCAGCCAGTTCATTGCTATCTGTTTTTGCGTTTTCGGCAAACTCAACTGCATCTAAATTTTTTGGCGATACAAAGCCTTGATAAAAAGCCCATTGTGTTTCAGTGCACCAAACATCACCCGTTAGAGCAACATTCTTTAAGCCTTGATTCGCTAACGTACGCGCTGCTTTTTGTACGTTTTTAAGTGTATCTTGCTCAGTTAAATGAACGGTTGCGCCTTGTTCAGTAAAAGAAAGAGAGGCTTTTTCACCCCAATGCGCGGCAGCACCCTGCTCGCTAAGTTGAACTAAAAATTTTTCCGACATGTTAGAATACTCTTTGCGCTGAAAATTGTTTATCGAGTTTACTACAGCGAACGCGACATCCCAACCGCTTGCGATAAATAACCTTTACTAAACAGACTAAGGGTGCATTCTATGTCGCTATTCATTTACAATGAACGAACGCGTTTAATCAAAACAAAATTATGCATTTTTTACCACCTTTACAATCTGCTAAATTGCTCAAACGCTATAAACGTTTTTTAGCGGATCTTGAGCTAGAAACTGGCGAGCAATTTACCGCCCACTGTGCCAATACAGGAAAGATGACTGGTTGTGCTGAGCCTGGATTTAGCGCTTATTACTCAACCAGTGATAACAAAAAACGAAAGTACCCACACTCTTTACAGCTTACTAAAAATCATTTCGAACAGTTAATTTGCGTTAATACCGCAATAGCCAATCAAGTGGTGCATGAAGCATTAACACATAATGTAATAAAAGAGCTTTGCGACTACAGCACAATTCAAACTGAAGTAAAATATGGGCAAGAGAACAGTCGTATCGATTTTTTACTCACCGCTAATGACAAAGCAAATTGCTACGTTGAAGTAAAATCGGTGACATTACTAAGTGAAGATAACCCCCAATCAGGACAAGGCTATTTTCCCGATGCGCAAACAGTTCGTGGCCAAAAACATATCAGAGAACTTATCGAAATGGTGCAACAAGGGCACCGCGCCGTATTACTTTTTGCTGTGCTACACGAAGGAATTAGCCAAGTCAGTGGTGCCAAGCATATTGATGAAACGTATTGTTCGTTATTAACACAAGCCATTGATTGCGGTGTTGAGGTGTATGCTTATAAAGCTGATATCTCGGCCAGTGCTATTACACTGACCGAGCAAGTTCCATTTATTGCTTAGTCATTGAAATATCTATTTCATCAATTAAGTTAAGTGCAATATCAGCCTCTTTGTAAAATAGAGGCCTCAACTTGGCCGTTTGCGAATAATAACGACTTTGATCATCAAAATGCTCTGAACGTGAGTCAGAACTTTGCGACATAGTCAGTAATCCTTTTGCAACCGGCCCATCTTCAGTAAAGTTCATCACAAACATCCAACTTGAACCATAGTTCACTGGGTAACCTTGTGATGATAAATTAGAAGCCAAAGGCTTACCCGTTATTGCATCAGGTAATGTTTGATAGTCTGCATAAGGAATTAATGTAGAACGAGTTAGATTACTTCTATCAAACCGAAAGACATTGAACCCTCCTTCAACATGCATCGGCCCAGCCCATGGCAATTGTTCACCCGAAGCATGACCACCAGCCAATGATTTTTCGACAAACTGCAAATCCGCTAAAGTATCTGTTAATGAGATACCATTTGACTGTAAATTAAGCATCGCGTGCGCCAATACTTTTAATGCAACTTTGTCTTGGCGTAAAGTATGGGGAGTATTTGCAGGGTCTGTAACATCAAAATTAGTGTATAAATGAGCAGACGGATTAAACAAGTGAGCAAATTCACGAATTAATGCTGCCCCCTGAGTCTCTAAATTCATAGCCCCATTCCAGTTCGATAAAATATCGCAAGCAGGGCTTACATCAACCGCAACATCGCTTGTAATCTGTACAGGTACATCACCTTGTGCCTGACACTGCATAGCAAGATCTGCAAATACAAGTTCGCCTAAATAAATACGGTTGCCTATCAGTGCTTGCTCTAATTCATCAAGAGTGAACTTAGCATCTTCGCCACCTCCATCTTGCAATAGTTTTAGACCCATCCGCGTACGTAATGAGAGTGGTTTATGAACGTCACCATACTGAGCCGCAAAGCCAACAAGTGGCTCGTTTAGGTTTGTAACCCAATAACTATCATTTGAATTTTGCACATAGTCGGTGCGGGTAAGCTGAGGAGCTTCGGTAAATGGCACCTTACCCTGACTTTCAAATAGCTTCATATTTCCAGGCACTAAATCAAATCCAGTTGATTCTCTTAAGGCCACAAGTTCAGGTTGCAGACGGATCGCTAAATTGGCTGTGTCATCTAATTTGAGAACGGTACTGTCATCCACATAAAATACATTCCCAGCTTTATCTGCCGCCATGGTGTTGTTGAATGACACTCCGTCAAACTTAGCGAACGACTCTTTCATATCATCAAGACTCACCGCCTGATTAAGCGCAGACCACTGAGCAACCACATCCATGTTAAATTCATTCGCATCTTTAATCGTAAATGCTTGGCTATCATTCCAGCCTAAACCATTAGCGGCGGGTGTTTCCAACATCAAACCATGGTGGCTATAATAAAATGGTTTTTGAAGCTCAATGGTCGTGTTGGGGCCAATGGCAACCTCAACTGAAATTGTTTTACTGGTTATCGTATGCTGCTCATCTTCAACACGGTAACTCATACGATCATCTTCATTTAATGCCAGTTGATAAATTAAAAAGTGACGTGCTGTTGAGAAGGTATGTGTCCATGCAACATGTTCATTAAAACCGATATTAATCACCCCCGGCATACCCTGCAAACTCCCTCCCATCACATTCATTGCACCGGGTACAGTTAAATGTGACTGCCAAAAACGTAGATTTCCTTCATGGGGAAAGTGAGGGTTTGCTAATAATCCACCTTTGCCATTGGCCATCATCTCTTTACCCAAACCCCAACCATTAGAACCTAAATGCTTAAATTTTTTGTCTAATTTAAATTGCTTTGCTTGTTGATTGACATTTTTAACCAAACTGGAAACAGCATTTGGCGCATTGCTACTTGGCACAGGTAAATACTCATCACCGTCACCAGGATTTGCAAAAAATGCGAGCTCTAAAAAGTTTGCTGAACTTGCCAACTGCACAGTTGCCATTGAATATGCCAGCATATCTTGTGCGGTTAAGCTTATCACCCAAGGTGCTGACGCACATTCAGGCGCTAGATTCGCAGCCCCTGTGTCATTGACATATTTATTAAAGCCTTGCACAAATCCCTCAAAGTGAGCACGGCTGGTTTCATCCAGCTCACCATAATGCTGTAATGCGTATTCATTAACCCCTAATGCTTTGTAACCAAAATCAGAAATTAAGTGTTTAGAGTCGCCGCTACCTGCGACTTGGTCAGGGCCATAATATTTGGCACGTTCGCCGCGAGTTTTAATGATTTGATCCATCAATAAACAAGCATGATCTTTGGCATATGCATAGCCACTACCAAATGCCAAGCTCTCAAGATTTGTTGCCGTAATATGCGGCACACCGTAACTTGTCCAACGGATATTGGCCTCAAGTACACTATTTTCGGCAAAGTTCGGAATAGCAACCTTTACGACCTCTTCAGGTTCTGGGGTTGTCGTGACAGGTGGTTCTGTAACATCATTATTGCTATCAGAATTGCAGCCTACAGTGAGTAATGCTGCGGCAATACTGAATACTAAAGGGTGGAGTTTCATTGTGCATCCTTATTATGGTTATTGTATCCATTGACCAGCTTGCCTTAATTAATTCACTAAATCTTGACTCTCTACGCAATATATTGACTTTGCGCGCCAACTCATGCAGCTTAATATTTCTAATAATAAAAAATGAAACCCTATGTTTTATGTCAGTAGTCAAATAATTCGCTCGTTGTTCTATTTTCTTCAGCGTCAAGGACTTGAATCAGAAAAGCTAAACTCATTACTGGCAGAGCGAGCTCATTATTTAGATGATACTTGCTATCGGTTCCCTGTTTCTGACTATGAATCGTTAATGTGCTTTGCAGATACTCAGCTTAGTAAAGAGCATATTGGCCTGTTATTTGGCCAATCTCTGAAGGCACAAAATTGGGGATTACTTGGTCATGTTGCACTTGTCAGTCAAAACCTTGAAAAAGCACTACAGCACGCGCAAAAGCTAAATTCTTTAGTGAGAAATATAGGTCATATTGAATTAGTACATGAAAACCAACAATGTCGACTTAGCTGGCATGCAAAAGAGACAATAAACCACTACATGGTTGATGAGTTATTCAGTAGCTGGTTATCCTTTGCTAAGCATTGCTGCCAGCAAAACGCAGAGCTTGCACTCGAAAAGGTACAGCTTACCAGAAAGCCTCCTTCACCTTTGTGTATGCAAACTTATCAACATACTTTTAATTGCCCTATCGAGTTTAATGCTGCCATAAACTGCCTGATTTTTGATGAGAAACTTCTTAGCAGCCCTTTACTGTCTCCTAACCCAGAACTTGAGCAGATTTTACTCTCTCAAGCAGGTGACGTTACCCCGCATACTGATTACATTAACGAATTAAATGCATTTATCGCCAGCCAATTTCCCTATATTCCAACAGTTGAACAAGCAGCACATCAACTTGGCTTTAAAAAGCGCACCTTACAACGTTACTTAACTCACCAACAATTAAGCTTTTCAAAGATAATTGACATACAAAGGAAGCAGCACGCAAAACAAATGCTATTACAAGGTTTTTCAGTGCTTGAAGTCAGCAATAAGTTAGGCTTTTCAGAACAAAGCGCGCTACAAAGAGCATTTAAGCGCTGGTATCAAACAACACCAAAGAAGTTTTTAAACGAACATAGTTTTTAAGTTGTATTATTTTTTTTTGCCCATATTACTAGGCAAGTTTATAAAAAATTGACTAGCAGCAAGCGTTAATCAAACCAAGTAATTACTTTTTCATTCACTTCTTGGTTTAGGCACACAGGATTAATTAAAAATAAATTTGCCTCAACCTGTCGTTTCTGCTATTTATAGCCGCCGGCTAACGCTGGGCAATATATTAAGGATTTAGGAGAAAGTTATGCCAGACCAAAAAAGACTAGGGTTATTGGCTCAGGCCGGGTTAGAGCCGTATCAGGAACAGCCAGGTGAAGAGTATATGAATGATGCACAACGTGCTCATTTCAAAAAAATTTTAGAAGCTTGGCGTAACGATTTACGTAACGAAGTAGACCGTACTAAATCGCACATGCAAGATGAAGCTGCTAACTTTCCAGATCCAGTTGATCGCGCTGCACAAGAAGAAGAATTTTCATTAGAGCTTCGTACTCGTGACCGTGAGCGTAAACTGATCAAGAAAATTGAAAAAACAATTCAATTAATCAAAGAAGATGACTTTGGTTTCTGTGAATCATGTGGTATCGAGATTGGCATTCGTCGTTTAGAAGCACGTCCAACTGCTGATCTATGTGTTGACTGCAAAACACTTGCAGAAATAAAAGAAAAACAATCAGGCCGCGGTTAATTATTTTTTAAATTAACCCATGTCTACCACAGCCGTTAATACGCAATCGCGTATATATCGTGGCCGTTTTGCGCCATCCCCGTCTGGGCCCTTACACTTTGGCTCATTAATAGCGGCTGTGGGAAGTTTTCTTGATGCGAAAGTTAATCAGGGTAAATGGTTAGTTCGTATTGAAGATATTGACACAACACGTGTTGTCCCTGGCGCTAGTGATGATATTTTACGTACATTAGAAGCTTATGGTCTGCATTGGGATGAACGTGTCATCTACCAAACTAACCGCCTACAAGAATATCAATCCGTCTTGGAGCAACTTATTGCTCAAGGTTTAGTTTATGCTTGCCATTGTACCCGCAAACAAGTTAAAGCAATGGGTGGTATATACCAAGGCCAGTGTAAGTTAAAAGGTCATTCCTTCGTAAATTCGGCACTTCGATTATCCCAGCAATTTGCCACTAGCCACTACAGCGATCTCATTCAGGGAAAGGTAGAAGTTGACCAAGCTTTAGCCAAAGAAGATTACCTTATCAAGCGTAGTGACGGTTTATTTGCTTATCAACTAGTTGTTGTGGTCGATGATATTGCTCAAAATATTAGTCATGTTGTGCGTGGTGCCGACTTATTAGAACCCACGGCACGACAACTTAGTTTATTTAAACAACTTAACCAAACAGCACCACAATACGCTCACCTACCCTTAGCAGTGGCAAAGCCGGGCTTTAAATTATCAAAACAAAATTATGCCCCTGCCATTTCAAAAACAGCACCTAAGCCTGCGCTTTTTGATGCCTTTCGCTTTTTAGGCTTAAACCCCGAAGCTGCTCTTTTGTCTGCAACGGTCGAAGAAATGCTAAAATGGGCTGTTGCGGCCTACCATCTTGAATGTGTTCCCAAAGTAAAAGAGATTCAAGTAAGTGAGGATCCACATTCATCTTTTAGTAAATTTCAATCCATCACAAAATAAATTGCCAATTTAAAAGGTCGAGTAACTTAATTTTTATGCCACGCTGGTATATGATAGCGACCCAAAGTGTGCGATTCATCAGCACCTTAATTTAGCGCCATTTTAAACACACTGATTACACGTCAATCTCACACCGACGAAGTGAAAAAACAAACGCTATACTTGATGAGTTGCAAAGACCATGTCGTAGGAGACAGATTATTATTTCCAAGCTTTTTCAATTTTGTCGGCAAATTATTGGCCCAAATGCCACTGACACACACAATGCCGTACAAGCCAGCGAATTGCCTTTGGTGATCGAACGTAGTGAACATGGGATTTCACGTAAACAATTTAGCCCAAATGCAATCAAAGTATTGTACCGCTTAAAAGAAGGTGGCTTTGATGCTTACCTTGTAGGTGGTTGTATTCGAGATATATTGTTAGGTCAACAACCAAAAGATTTTGACGTAGTAACCAACGCAACACCTGAGCAAATCAAAAAACTGTTTCGAAATTGCAGACTGATTGGCCGACGCTTCCGTTTGGCGCATATAGTATTTGGTCGTGAGATTATCGAAGTCGCAACCATGCGTGGACACCACGAAGCCGACGAAGTTAAAAATCAAATTAGTCAATCAAGCGAACATGGCCAACTGCTGCGTGATAATGTGTACGGGAGCATTGAAGAAGACGCCGAGCGCCGCGACTTTTCTATCAATGCCCTCTACTACTCAATTAATGATTTTTGTATTTATGATTACGCCAATGGTATTAGCGCAATTAAAGCGAAGCAAATTGAGTTAATTGGCGACCCAGAAACACGCTACAGAGAAGACCCTGTACGTATGCTGCGCGCTGTTCGCTTCGCCACTAAATTAGGGATGAGTATTGCGCCTGCAACCGAAAAACCTATTGCAGGACTGGCTAATTTATTAGACCACATTCCACCAGCGCGTTTATTTGAAGAGTCACTCAAGCTATTCTTAAATGGCAAAGCTGAAGAAAACTTCATTATGCTACGCCAATATGGTTTATTTAAAGCACTGTTTCCAGCACTTGATAAAATCTTAGATGCCAATCCTAATGGCCTTGAACATGCGTTTATCCTGCAAATGTTTAAAAACACCGATAAACGTATTAATGCAGATAAAAAAGTCACGCCGGCCTTTATTTTTGCTGCCTTGCTGTGGTTCCCATTACTGAGCATTGCTAAAAAATTACAACAGCGCGATCAACTGTCAGAGTATGATGCATTTGCACAAGCGATGAACAAAGTACTGAGTGAAAACGCCCAGCATGTAGCTGTACCAAAACGCTTCACGCTCGGTGCACGCGATATTTGGCATATTCAACAACGCCTTGATAAACGGGGTGGACAACGTGCTTACCGACTAACTCAACAACCACGTTTTAAAGCTGCATATGACTTTTTACTATTACGTGTTCAAGCAGGTGAAACTGAACTTCAAGAGCTTGCTAACTGGTGGACAAACTATTTAGGACAAGACATTAATGGCCAAAAAGAAATGGTCAAAGCGCTTGGTCATCAAGGTGGTCCAAAACGTCGCCGCCGTCCACGTAAGAAAAAAACAGAGCAATGATGAATCAAGTTTACTTAGGTTTAGGTGCTAACTTAAATGCACCACGAGAACAAATACACCGCGCTATCACTGAGTTAAAAGCACACTCAGATATCGAGTTTATAAGTGCCTCTCATGATTACGCGAGTAAACCTATGGGTCCACAAGACCAGCCTGATTATGTTAATGCTGTAGTATGCATAAAAACAAAGCTAGCCCCAGAACAACTACTCGATTTAACACAAAGTATAGAACTTAAGCACGGTCGTGTTCGAAAAGAGCAACGCTGGGGCCCGCGAACTCTTGATATTGATATTCTTTTATTTGGCGACCAAGTAATTGATACACCTCGTTTGACTGTGCCGCATTATGGCTTAACAGAGCGAGAATTTGTTGTGTATCCACTATTAGAAATAGCGCCAACATTGCTATTACCAAATAGCCAACCACTTGCTGATATAAAAAACACGTTGCCCTTAAACGATTTACAACAACTCCCTCAGCAGTAATTAACCAAGGCAAAGCCTCAGAGGAAATTATGTCTAAAATTACCGTTTCTACACTTAATAAAATGAAACAAGAACAACAAAAAATCACGGCATTGACAGCCTACGACGCCAGTTTTGCTAAATTGTTTCATGATAATGGCGTCGAGGTGATTTTAGTGGGTGATTCACTGGGTATGGTATTACAAGGCAACGACGACACCCTTGCCGTCACCAATACTGATATTGCCTACCATACCCGTTGTGTGCGTGCAGGCAGCCGCGAATTATTCGTTATTGCTGATTTACCGTTTATGACATATGCCAACCCGACAGACGCTTGTAACAACGCAGCTGAGCTAATGCGTGCGGGTGCAAATATGATTAAGCTTGAAGGCGGTGAATGGTTGCATGACAGTATTCGCGCCATGACTCAGCAAGGCATTCCTGTATGTGGTCACTTAGGCTTAACACCGCAATCAGTGCATGTGTTTGGCGGCTTTAAAATTCAAGGTCGTGAGCAATCTCAAGCAGATAAAATGGTTAGTGATGCAAAAGCGCTTGAAGCTGCGGGGGCGCAATTGCTCGTTTTAGAGTGTATTCCGAGTGAGCTGGCTAAGCGTATTACTGATGAACTAAACATTCCAACCATCGGCATAGGTGCAGGCAATAAAACTGACGGGCAAATCTTAGTAATGCACGACTTAGTAGGCATTTCAGCCGGTTACATTCCTAAGTTTTCAAAAAACTTCTTATTAGAGACGGGCAATATGCCTGCAGCTGTTCAAAAGTATTGTGAAGATGTAAAAAGTGGTGCTTTCCCAAGTACCGAACATGAGTTTAAATAAATGCAGTCAATCACCGAAATTAAATCGTTACGTAGTCAGATCAAAGCTTGGCGTCAAGCAGGCCTGAGCATTGCGCTTGTGCCAACTATGGGCAACTTGCACCAAGGCCACTTTTCGCTAGTTGAAAAAGCAAAAACATTAGCTGATAAGGTTGTGGTCAGTATTTTTGTTAACCCAATGCAGTTTGGCGCTAACGAAGATCTTGATAACTACCCAAGAACACTAAGTGCGGATAAGCAGGGGTTAGCCGATTTAAATACTGATATCGTTTTCACCCCATCTGTGGAAACCATTTATCCTAATGGCTTAGGTGAACAAAGCTTTGTCGATGTGCCAGGCGTATCTATGGGCTATTGTGGTGGCTCTCGCCCAGGACACTTTAAAGGTGTTGCAACGGTTGTCACTAAATTATTTAACCTTGTTCAACCTGATTTTGCCTGCTTTGGTGAAAAAGACTTTCAACAACTGCAAGTCATAAAAACCATGACGCGTGATTTATCTATACCCGTTGAAATTATTGGCGTTCCTACATGCCGTGAAATTTCAGGCCTTGCCATGAGCTCTCGTAATGGTTATTTATCTGATGAGCAAAAAGACACTGCAAAAGTGCTGTTTGCCACGTTAAATAATACAGCAACGGCACTCAAACAAGGCAGCGTAGACATCGCAACACTTGAGGTAGAAGCAAAAGCACAGCTTGAAGCAGCAGGGTTAAAACCTGACTACTATGCAATTGCCGAGCGCTCAACGCTAAAAGCTGCAACAAGCGAGGATAAACAACTCGTTATTTTAGCAGCAGCCTATTTAGGTACGGTGCGTTTAATTGATAATTTGCAAGTTGAGCTGGATTAAATACGCTTAATCTGGGTAAGATGGATTTAAAAGAACACAATATACTAGGGATCAGCATGAAAAAACTACCTGCAATTACAGCATCATTGTTCGCTTTGACGCTATTATCAGCTTGCTCAAATAAAATCGAAAACCCAGAAATGCAACAATGCGCACAACAGAACTATCAATGTGAAAGCAGTTGTGAACAACAAAGTACCGCAGATGGACTAGTCCATAAAGTATGTAGTAATAAATGTATTGAAGCTTACAATCAGTGTAAAGCGAATGCAGAAAAGCTTGGTGATGTACAATAGCTCACCTTTTTAGACACTGATTACCTTTACAATCAGTGTCTTACTCTCAAAAACTTCCTCGGTTACAATTTTTTAACCCAAATTAAGCGTCTGCTAATTTTGTTCATATTTTTGCTCATCCTTTAAGCTATTCATATTAGAGCAAGCTTTCGTTCATTAAACTTATCCATATTAGTGACGAACTGGTTAGCTAACAGTGTAATTATTTCCCACTAATCCCAAAATTACTTCTTACATTAGCAGTACCAACAAAAAAATCATTGATAAACAAGTGTTTATTTTAGGTCCGCTTTTTGCTGAGAACATTAACGCAATTACAACAGCTCGACGTGATTATTTTAAGGCTAAAGGAAAACAGAATGAAACCAGAAACCCAGATTAAGCTCTTCAGTGCATTTAAAAAGAAGACCTACTTGGGCGTATTATTAGCCACCTGTGCAGGCAATGCATACGCTACTGAAGAACAAACTCAACCACAAGCAACCAAAGCAGAGGAAGCGGTTGTTGAGCAAAAGCCTGCGATGATTACTATCCCACAAGAAAAGCTATTTGAAGTTATCACTGCACGTGCGAAAAAATTAGCTTCAGAGCCTTATGTTGCACCTAAAGATTTAGAACTTGAAGCTTTAACAAGTATTGGTTATCAAGATTATCGCGCAATTCGTTTTCGTACTGAACAAGCTATTTGGAAAGATGAAAGCCTTTATGAAATCCAATTATTTCACCCTGGCTTTTTATATAAATCACCTGTTGCGATCAATACCCTAGAGAAAAATGCCGAAGTTAAAAGCTTGCCATTTAAAACGGATTATTACCGCTACGACGCAACGGCAGCCCCTTTAGAGCAAGAAATCAGTAAAGCCACAGAAAATGCGCAGTTAGGTCATGCCGGTTTTCGCTTACACTTTCCTTTGAATAACAATGAGTACAAAGATGAAGTCGCTGTTTTTCAAGGCGCATCTTACTTTCGTCTAGTTGGCCCACATCAGGTATACGGTATTTCAGCGCGAGGCTTAGCGATTGATACGGCCTTAAGTTCAGGCGAAGAGTTTCCTGTTTTTAAAGAGTTCTGGCTAGTTAAACCCGCGCCAGAGGACACGACTATAGTGCTTTATGCGCTTTTGGATAGCCCTTCGGTTGCAGGAGCGTATCGCTTTGAGCTTACTCCTTCAACCAATACTGAAGTAAAAACCGAGATGCAAATTTTTGCTCGTAAAGATATTAAAAAGTTAGGTATTGCACCGCTTACAAGTATGTTTTATCACGGTGAAAACAGTACCAAGTTCTTTGATGACTACCGTCCAGAAGTTCATGACTCAGATGGCTTGTTAATGCAATCAGCACAAGGTCAATGGGTATGGCGTGCACTTAATAATCCGAAAAAACTGAGCGTAACCTCTTTTAGTTATGATAGCCCGAAAGGCTTTGGACTCGCGCAGCGTGACCGTGACTTTAACAATTACTTAGACACAGAGGCGCACTACCACAATCGCCCTAGCATGTGGATTGAACCTATCAATGATTGGGGCAAAGGACGTGTAGAGCTTGTTGAAATTCCGACAGACACCGAAACTAACGACAACATTGTTAGCTACTGGGTACCAGAGCAAGCTATGAAGGCTGGCGATAATTTAAGCTTCAGCTATAAGCTATCAACCTTCAATGCAACCCTTGCAACGCAAGATAAAGCGAGTGTGCTAAGAACCCGCATAGGTAGCGCGGCATTACCTGGTGAGAAGAATCCACCGCCTAAAAGTCATCGTCAATTCACCGTCGACTTTAGTGGCGAAAATATTAACCAATTGTCTGCAAACTTCGCACTGATGGCTGATTTAAATATTTCAGCTGGCCAAATCAGCGATAAAACAGTGCAGCAATTACCAAATAATCAAGGATGGCG includes the following:
- the pepB gene encoding aminopeptidase PepB is translated as MSEKFLVQLSEQGAAAHWGEKASLSFTEQGATVHLTEQDTLKNVQKAARTLANQGLKNVALTGDVWCTETQWAFYQGFVSPKNLDAVEFAENAKTDSNELAALTKSATWARQMINGTADDIFPESLAGKAAEFIQSLAPEHVSYQIIKGDALLEHQWIGIHAVGRGSERPPVLLELDYNPTGDDNAPVDAALVGKGITFDSGGYSIKASEGMLGMKCDMGGAATVTAGLALAISRGVNKRIKLFLCCAENLISGHAYKLGDILTYKNGTTVEIVNTDAEGRLVLADGLMAAGETGAPLIIDAATLTGAALVAVGQEYNALFGLDKDFVREVQDFAEQEMEAAWPLPLEKWHQQNCPSPYADTANSRPQKGGGYGGASNAAGFLSRFVPNDGKGWVHIDLAAAFNMGSTSEWAAGATTQGMRTVARTLLEKA
- the dksA gene encoding RNA polymerase-binding protein DksA; this translates as MPDQKRLGLLAQAGLEPYQEQPGEEYMNDAQRAHFKKILEAWRNDLRNEVDRTKSHMQDEAANFPDPVDRAAQEEEFSLELRTRDRERKLIKKIEKTIQLIKEDDFGFCESCGIEIGIRRLEARPTADLCVDCKTLAEIKEKQSGRG
- a CDS encoding AraC family transcriptional regulator; protein product: MFYVSSQIIRSLFYFLQRQGLESEKLNSLLAERAHYLDDTCYRFPVSDYESLMCFADTQLSKEHIGLLFGQSLKAQNWGLLGHVALVSQNLEKALQHAQKLNSLVRNIGHIELVHENQQCRLSWHAKETINHYMVDELFSSWLSFAKHCCQQNAELALEKVQLTRKPPSPLCMQTYQHTFNCPIEFNAAINCLIFDEKLLSSPLLSPNPELEQILLSQAGDVTPHTDYINELNAFIASQFPYIPTVEQAAHQLGFKKRTLQRYLTHQQLSFSKIIDIQRKQHAKQMLLQGFSVLEVSNKLGFSEQSALQRAFKRWYQTTPKKFLNEHSF
- the sfsA gene encoding DNA/RNA nuclease SfsA, whose amino-acid sequence is MHFLPPLQSAKLLKRYKRFLADLELETGEQFTAHCANTGKMTGCAEPGFSAYYSTSDNKKRKYPHSLQLTKNHFEQLICVNTAIANQVVHEALTHNVIKELCDYSTIQTEVKYGQENSRIDFLLTANDKANCYVEVKSVTLLSEDNPQSGQGYFPDAQTVRGQKHIRELIEMVQQGHRAVLLFAVLHEGISQVSGAKHIDETYCSLLTQAIDCGVEVYAYKADISASAITLTEQVPFIA
- the gluQRS gene encoding tRNA glutamyl-Q(34) synthetase GluQRS, with the translated sequence MSTTAVNTQSRIYRGRFAPSPSGPLHFGSLIAAVGSFLDAKVNQGKWLVRIEDIDTTRVVPGASDDILRTLEAYGLHWDERVIYQTNRLQEYQSVLEQLIAQGLVYACHCTRKQVKAMGGIYQGQCKLKGHSFVNSALRLSQQFATSHYSDLIQGKVEVDQALAKEDYLIKRSDGLFAYQLVVVVDDIAQNISHVVRGADLLEPTARQLSLFKQLNQTAPQYAHLPLAVAKPGFKLSKQNYAPAISKTAPKPALFDAFRFLGLNPEAALLSATVEEMLKWAVAAYHLECVPKVKEIQVSEDPHSSFSKFQSITK
- a CDS encoding penicillin acylase family protein, which gives rise to MKLHPLVFSIAAALLTVGCNSDSNNDVTEPPVTTTPEPEEVVKVAIPNFAENSVLEANIRWTSYGVPHITATNLESLAFGSGYAYAKDHACLLMDQIIKTRGERAKYYGPDQVAGSGDSKHLISDFGYKALGVNEYALQHYGELDETSRAHFEGFVQGFNKYVNDTGAANLAPECASAPWVISLTAQDMLAYSMATVQLASSANFLELAFFANPGDGDEYLPVPSSNAPNAVSSLVKNVNQQAKQFKLDKKFKHLGSNGWGLGKEMMANGKGGLLANPHFPHEGNLRFWQSHLTVPGAMNVMGGSLQGMPGVINIGFNEHVAWTHTFSTARHFLIYQLALNEDDRMSYRVEDEQHTITSKTISVEVAIGPNTTIELQKPFYYSHHGLMLETPAANGLGWNDSQAFTIKDANEFNMDVVAQWSALNQAVSLDDMKESFAKFDGVSFNNTMAADKAGNVFYVDDSTVLKLDDTANLAIRLQPELVALRESTGFDLVPGNMKLFESQGKVPFTEAPQLTRTDYVQNSNDSYWVTNLNEPLVGFAAQYGDVHKPLSLRTRMGLKLLQDGGGEDAKFTLDELEQALIGNRIYLGELVFADLAMQCQAQGDVPVQITSDVAVDVSPACDILSNWNGAMNLETQGAALIREFAHLFNPSAHLYTNFDVTDPANTPHTLRQDKVALKVLAHAMLNLQSNGISLTDTLADLQFVEKSLAGGHASGEQLPWAGPMHVEGGFNVFRFDRSNLTRSTLIPYADYQTLPDAITGKPLASNLSSQGYPVNYGSSWMFVMNFTEDGPVAKGLLTMSQSSDSRSEHFDDQSRYYSQTAKLRPLFYKEADIALNLIDEIDISMTKQ